The Spiroplasma culicicola AES-1 genomic sequence TTAATAAAATTCAAATATCAATATTTGTTGTAAAGTCACTATCTAAGTCGTGGGCAAATGAACCCCTAATTAAATATGGTTTGTTATTATCTCAATTTAAAAAAAATCTTGATTTTTCTTTTACAAATTTATCCAAAATACTAATTGTTTCATCAAATCTTTTGTTTCTTTTATTTTCATTGCTATTTATTAATTGTTTCAATGCTTTTAAATCTTGCATTTTTTCACCCCTATTTTCTTTCAACTCTCTAATTTAATTTTACTATAAATAAAAAAAGTTAATTAGAATTTGATAGCAAATCTAATAAAACTAATTTGCTCAAATTTTAAATTAACTTTTTTTGGTTTTCCTTTGATAAAAAATGAAAAGTTGAATTCTTGACTCTTATTGTCAAATGAATTTAAAGTTGCGTTAAATTCAGTAACTCCTTCAAAAGCAATTGTACTATTAATAAAAAAATATTGACCCACATTGTTGATTAACATTTCTTGAGTTTTAACTTGTCTTTCTGCACCAGCACTTGCAACTTCTAAAATATATGGTTCCTTAATTGCAGTGTCTTTATCTAATAGTTGTGAAATAGCTTCATTTGCACTAATTAATGCATCAAATTCAACATTGCGAATTGAAGTGTCTTTATTTTCAACTAATATTTGTAAAACATTTGATTCGTATTCAAAGTTTCAATTAAGTTCATACAAACTTAATTGATTTGTTTCAAGAATTGTTTGAATATCTTTTAAATAATTATTTTCAATAATTTGTTTTGACATATTTACCTCTTTTGTATTTTTATTTTATATGAAATAAAAATAAAAAATCAACTAAAGTTGATTTTAAAAGTCAAATGCTAATTGTTCATCATCTTTTAAATTGTCAATAATTTTTAACTTAGTAAAAATCTGAATTTGAGTTTGAGTAACTTGTGTTCTTTGCTTTAAATCATTGACACTTGTAATTTGGCGATCACTGCGAGCATTAACAATTGAATTGGCCACAGCTTCACCTAATGAATCAATAACATTGAATGGAGGATACAATACTTTTTTGCCCTCTTCTTCAATTACTCTAAAACGAACTGAATCTGAAATATTGAAATCAATATTTTTAATATTAATTCCTCTCTCAAACATTTCAATTAATACTTCATAAGTTGTAATTAATCCAATTTCTTTTGCAGATAATTTCATTTTATCATTTTGCATTTTTCTTAAATTTTCTAAAGCGCTTCTTACTCCACTAACTCCTTTAATAGTTGCTTCTAAATCAAAGAAGTCAGCTCTTGTTGAAAATCATGTTGCATAATATTCTTCTGGATAATATATTTTGTATCAAGCAACACGATATGCCATTAACACATAAGCAGTGGCATGTGCTTTGGGAAACATATATTTAATTTTTAAACAACTGTTGATATATCATTCTGGAACATTATGCTGTTTCATAATTTCAATTCAATCTTTATTTAATCCTTTTCCTTTTCTAACACTTTCCATAATATTAAAAGCAGTTGAAGGATCAATATCTTTTGTCATTAAATAAACCATAATATCATCACGACATCCAATAACTGAAGAAATATTGGCAATTCCATCTTGAATTAAAGTTTGAGCGTTACCAACATAAACATCAGTTCCATGACTTAATCCTGAGATTTGAACTAAGTCTGCAAAGGTTTGAGGTCGAGTTTCTTCCAACATTTTTCGCACAAATTGTGTTCCAAATTCAGGCAAGCCAATGGCTCCTGTTGTTTCACCATACAATTTATTTTCATCAATTTGTAAAGCACTTAGATTTGAAAATAATGAATAAACTGCTTTGTCATTTGTTGGAATTGAAATTGGATCAACTCCAGTTAAATCAAATAACATTCTTAAAGCTGTTGGGTCAACATGACCAAGAATATCCATTTTCAATAAGTTATCATGAATTGAGTGGAAATCAAAGTGAGTTGTTAATCATTCACTTGATGAATCATCTGCAGGAAAGTTTACTGGTGTAAAATCTTCAATATCAAATTCTTTTGGCAGAATAATAATTCCCCCTGGATGTTGTCCTGTTGTTCTTTTCACTCCAGTTGACAA encodes the following:
- a CDS encoding ribosome assembly cofactor RimP, whose protein sequence is MSKQIIENNYLKDIQTILETNQLSLYELNWNFEYESNVLQILVENKDTSIRNVEFDALISANEAISQLLDKDTAIKEPYILEVASAGAERQVKTQEMLINNVGQYFFINSTIAFEGVTEFNATLNSFDNKSQEFNFSFFIKGKPKKVNLKFEQISFIRFAIKF